The genomic DNA TAAGTTTTTCTTTGTGACAGTAAGAACTAGTTCAGTGGATGTTATTTAGGCTCTGTTTGTAGGGAAAAGTTCTTGCTTAGGGAATGCAGCAAAAAACTTGAAAATGCGTTTGATTGGCTTGCACTCTGATAAATGTTTTAGATGGAAACGTTCAAATATACTTCCGTTTTCAGAAGAAAGGAAGATTGGAAACTTTGTTTTCCAAAACAACTgtatacctttttttttttttaactagaAGGTAGGTTAGAGTGCTTGGTTAAATCTGGATGTAATATATGTCTGCCTGTTTAGAAGATTTAAAGTAGTTCTGCATTCATTGTTGAACAATTCCTGTTTCCCTTACCAATGAAACCCATCTGTAAGTACTGCTTGTTTTGATTAGAACGGAATTTGATAACAAAAGGATGCAGTGCAAATTAAATCGTTAGATTAGAGAGGAGCATAAACTAGAAAATCTGTAAGGTAACAGGGATATTTATACGAGATGAGAAACAAACTTTAAAAGTAAGATAAAGATCAGGATATAATTTGTGTAACATGATCTTGTCGTCTCTTGTGCAATTTGTCAAGTTTCTTGATAATATTATTCTTGAGCCtgtccccttttttttttctttttttttgtgaaatcaTTTATTTATGAGGTTGGTTCAGGTGATTTTGGCAACGAGAATGTCGAACTTGTTCGAAATGTTGCAAAACTTGATTTTGCAAAAGCTGTAATATTGGGAAACCATGATTCCTGGAAAACGCAGCAATTCTCTGGAAAGTAAGTGTTCACTTGTTGTTACATCAAGCCGCCTGTTGTGATATAACGGTATGGCATGAAGGTGTCTTTAGTGGAGGACATTCTTTTGTCATGATATTTGCCATTGTAAAATCCGGATTAGGCAAACTGAATCTTCAAATATTTTGGTTGGGAATATtaccagaaaagaaaaatctgtCAACTCTTTCAGGTTGTTATAAATCTTCATTCATCACTTCCTCCTATAATTACTACCAATTTCTTTGGCATTTAAGGTTCATATACGTATGATATCTCAATAAAGGAAATaagaccttttcttttttcatatagGAGAAAAGATAATATTCGGCAGCAGCTAGAATGGTGAGTAGTTCATTTGAAAGATTTTATCATGTCAATTCTTACCGTTTGCTTGTTTCCTTTCACAATCAGAATGTGTAGATTCAGTGgttataatgaaaaaattatcacatttttttttattactatCAAATGGTTTGGTGCTTATAAAGGCCTGGTTCTCGCATCGGTGTAATTAGACTTGTATTCTGAACTAACCATGTCATTCTTATCTCTATGGTTCCCCTTACATTGATCGAAATATACTAAATCATAATGATGTTTTTCCTATATAACATGCTTAAAAAGATgaacataaaattttcatattactACATTACTAAGCCTCGTATTTACCGGGGTCATTATACGAATGTAAGTCTGAAGATTAACCCAACTGGGAAACCTTAGAAAACTGATGAATTTTCATGCCCTTTTTGGGGATTGTCAGTCTTGGCGAGGAGCATGTGGCTTATCGACGGTTGGATTTTCCTCAACTAAAGCTTAGCATTGTGGGGGGACGGCCATTTTCTTGTGGCGGTGAGCAGTTGTTCCGTAAAGACTTCTATCTTCAGGGTGCGCCGTTTGTTCTTTTCATTCCGATTAACCCTTTGTTTATAAGACTACTGTTTTCAATGTCATGGTGTTTTATTTGTCGAATATTGAAGTGCATCTATAAATTGCGAATGTAAATAGCGCGTACTTTTTCTGTTTTAGTCTTTtgtgaattttctcaatttggATGGGTAATTCATTCAGAAACCTGAAGTTTGAGGGTGGTCTTAAAACATACCCTTAACTACTGCTCGTCTCAGCTTGCTTCCTGAGCTTTGCATGACTCTCTCATGTTGCCCCAAACAGATGTTGGAGATTTTCAAACTGCTCTCAAGGTACCAGGGCATTTTGAGACCACTTTCAAACTGCAGTGTACAAATTACAACTGACACTCCACTGGCCCGCTGACCAATTCCCCTATTGGGAAAGGATCTCTGGAGCAAGATTAACTTTTCTTAATGGTATTCAAGTTGTTAAACAAAGAAATGCCGTCTAGAATAGTCAATCACATTTTAGCTAACTATTGTTCAGAAGAGCAACCATTTTTTCCTTAAAGAGCCAATTGCTCGTAGTTGATTGCAGAGGATTGCAACCCTTCCATATCTGCCTCATTTCAATTTTGCTGCTGTATTGATGTTTATTTGTAGCTTTTTTCACATCCATTGGCATCATGACCCGAATCCTCTTTCTGAATATATTTGATCTCTGGTTCTATCCACGGAGTGTTATGCTAACTATTTTGGTCGAGCTTTAATGAGAATTTCCCGATGAGGAATCTGCATTTAGTACCTTTTGCTTTGGCCCTATGATTTATAGATGTGTCATGTTGCTTGTTCTTTTAGTTATGGAGTTGAAGACATGGAGCAAAGTGCCCGGAGAATCTACAAAGCCACCATCGGGGCTCCAGACGATCATTTAGTTATATTTCTTACCCACAGTGGACCTACAGGTTGGTGAATTCCTTGGagtcatatatatgtttgcttgtatgcatatatattcagaaaattccattttcaCCACCTCATTTGTTTACAGTCTGCATTGTCATCTCCTCAAGCATTTGCTAGTCCACTCTGGTCTTTCGTGAGTTTACATTTGTTCTCAAAAAATCACTTCACCTCTTCTCAAAGATtgcctcttcctcttcccccGCTGGTAGATGAAATTCATGTATTTCACTGTCATAAAAATGCTGTCAACATTATTACTGAATGTCATGCAAGGGAAATTTATACATCAAAGAAACTTAGTTGGGATAATGCGACAGTAAGTTGACTGACCTTGACCGAGTTCAAGTTTATCCTAATTGAGCTTAAAAAACGGCCAAGTTGATGTTGCAATTAGTGTTAAGTATTGGATTGTTTATGGGGGGGGTCCGATTTGCCCCGACTATTTGACACTATAATTATCGCAAACGGGATCTatgcataatttttttcctttattgcTTGAAATTCAGGAAAGGCttttattaaatgaaataggTGTCAAATTGTTGTGCAGGCCTTGGAGCTAACATTGATGACATCTGTGGACGAGATTGGGTAGATGGTGGTGGGGACCATGGTGACCCAGGTACTGAAATCCTAATTCTTGATGCATAGAATCTCAATCATGAATCAGGAGGAAGTACTTTCTTGAAGATTTAATGTAACCCCCATATGCAGATTTAGCGATGGCCTTATCCAGGTTGAGAGAGACTGCTAATATCCAAATCCCACTGGTTGTCTTTGGGCACATGCACAAGCAGCTAGCACACGGTAATGGGGTTCGGAAAATGATAGCATTTGGGCCCAATGACATGATATATCTCAACGGTGCTGTCGTTCCCCGGGTGAGATGGTTGACCCGACCATTACCCAGTAAGGATCATGTCCAAAATGAAGCCGGGAATTCTCAGACTGACCAAACAGGCTCTGCTCGAGCATTCACAGTAGTTGAGATTAGGGAAAGAAAAGTGACTAAGATCACAGAAAGTTGGGTTTCTGTTGTTGCTAATCAGACCCAATTAGAAGAAGAACATATTCTTTTCTAGAGACAGCATGTAATGATCCTTATAGCGGAGCCAAAGCACCTCATGTATTCAAAGGCATCCGGGAATGATAAGCAAGCTTACGAGAATCTTAGGTAGGAAATGCTTTCTGGTGAAAAACGAGCTAGTCATGTTGCATATGATGCACTTCTTGTTGTGTGGTAACTTTCAAGGACAGCTTTGTCTATACTTTACAACGACAAGCTGATTGTGAAACAAAGTAGTACATAGTTGAGGTCATATATTCGTGCTGTGTCTCTCTGTCTCTATATTCGGCAAGACTTTTTGGAATCCTCCCCCGGGTGATTTTTTGAATCGTCTTCGTCATGTCAACACTTAATTACTCAGCGAAGATTGCACGGAGATAGTCATAGTGCGTTTCTTCTGGAAGACACATCGAGCTCATTGAAGTTCTTCTTTCCCCGATACTGTGCATATGGGCAGCTCAATGAAGAGATCCTCTACTTAATTTGCTCGGCCTCGGTTCAACTCAAACATAAATACATTCTCTTCAGGAGAATAATACATTCTTTTCAGGAGAATCGATCTCCACGA from Punica granatum isolate Tunisia-2019 chromosome 2, ASM765513v2, whole genome shotgun sequence includes the following:
- the LOC116196622 gene encoding uncharacterized protein LOC116196622 yields the protein MLGTWAYAPRLFGTCGSSPSSASKISAARAPMASPSSVRIAVVGDVHDQWNLEEDTKALQFLKPDLVLFTGDFGNENVELVRNVAKLDFAKAVILGNHDSWKTQQFSGKRKDNIRQQLECLGEEHVAYRRLDFPQLKLSIVGGRPFSCGGEQLFRKDFYLQGAPYGVEDMEQSARRIYKATIGAPDDHLVIFLTHSGPTGLGANIDDICGRDWVDGGGDHGDPDLAMALSRLRETANIQIPLVVFGHMHKQLAHGNGVRKMIAFGPNDMIYLNGAVVPRVRWLTRPLPSKDHVQNEAGNSQTDQTGSARAFTVVEIRERKVTKITESWVSVVANQTQLEEEHILF